The genomic segment CACGTGATTAATACAAAAGACTACGTGTAGACATAGCATACCACGAGGATGGTTGTGGTGGGGAAATGAGATGTGAAATTTATCTTTAACATACAGAAAATTTACTGTCATTAGGAGCATAACAAGCCCACttagttcattttttaaaaagtaaactgataaatagtaaacaaaatctttcaaaaaccgacaaaataatatttaatgtCCTCTGATTCAGTGTAAAGGAAACAGAGATTGTGATGCAGTTATAGGCTCACTCTTACCATTTTGTTCATgcattattttcagttttccagTAAGAAATTAACTGTATTAACACTTCCACATACTATAAGCTGCACTGCCCTTTCCATCTCAtcaaagtgtttactgagatcATCCATATAGCCTGATATCTCTATAACCAAAAAGAATTGCCACCTGCTGGTCATTacaaagaatgcaggtttgagACACTTCTgctttggcttcacttttcaggccCACAagctgtgtccatcttttatataagTGAATGATCAACTTCTCTCACTCAAAGGGACTTGTCAAAATTGCTCATTGTTCATCTGAGGATTTGTGAATCTGAACTGAGTGTTTTCAGTGAGAGCAGCAGTATGTTCAGCCAGACCTCATGACCAAAGTAATACAGTGACAACTGTCAGTACATCCAGTAGTATATGGCAAAAAACTACAATAACTCATCTTCTTAAAGGTTTATCAAATTCAGGGTCCCTGGGTCCCTATCATGCTTGTGACATATGATATAAGCAAAGGCAAAAGCTAATAATAAAGCAACTTTAAAATGGGGTTGTTGGTTTtttctgcttaaaaaaaaacctttgttaCACCAGGCATTCAGTTTTCACATGTATAACTGGCAGCACGGAAATTAGTCAGTGGTAACAGCCATCAGTTGTCAAAATAAACAGAGAAATAAATATGAGCAGATTCAGTATGCAGCTAAGAACTCAGGCTGAGTCATTCTGGCTTAACGAACCGCGCCTGCGATACGAGCTCCATCCCCAGATCCTCCAATGAAATTGACCAGAGAGGTGATGATGTAGAGGACGGCACCAATCCCAGCACGGAACAGATCCTGCACAAAAGAGGGAAGCAAAAGATGAAGCATTATGCAATTTAGCACAGAAATGTGTCAGAGTGTGTGCATGCAGTTATGTGTGTGCGGACTCACAGTCCAGACCCAGTTGATCACTAGGATCTGCTTGTCCAGGTCCATCATGAAGATGCCGAAGAAGATCATGGAGAAGATCATCTCACATATGGCCAACGCAGAGTAGCCTCCATACACGGAAGCAGCATAGCAGATGATGACGATAAAACTGACAAGCTAAGACAGAGatgagagaaaagaggagatAAGACTTGATAGCAGGGTAAATTTCACAGGAAACTAAACCACACTGCGTAAATTCCTCTACCCTGTTAGAATTTCCAGGTATAAAAATCAGCTGCAATTTCTCTGAGATAGGACTGCACATTTTTGTAGCGTCACACAGCAACAGAAAATAATCTGTGTCTATAGAGCTGTCACGTCCAGCTGGACAGTAAATGACTCCAACAAAGCCATCATTATTCTGTTTACAGCAGCCACTTGACTACTTCCAAGTCAACATTCACATGACAACAGCTATTCATGCTAACAAATTATTTTCTAGACAAAATACTATTAGAGTGAGACAACTGAACAGTATAATGCACAGTGTCTGCCTATCACACGCTGCTTTCATCTTAGATTTACAGCCAGTGATTGTTTCATCATATTTTTCCatatgagggaaaaaaaagtcagcatGCATTCCTCTCGCTCCAATGAAATGCGGCCAGTGTGGAGAAACCATAAACTCAGGCAGCCTACAGCTCACTATCAGTCTGTTTTTCAATATCGCTATTGTTGCCGCTGTCAAACTGTGTGGGCAGATGCTTTCACACAAAGTTATATGACAGCCGTGAAGGAGAGCAAACTTCAAAGGTTCAAAAGTATAACAACTATATTTGCTAAAACACACTAACTggcattcattttatttgatttgtgaCAACATTCAGTGAATCCTTTTCCTGCACATTGTGTTTAAACCTCACGGCAGGGTTTATGCCACTTACACACGTGCCAACAAACAAGACTGCATATATAGGACAAGGGGAAATTACATTAAAacccactgaaaacattaaattCATGGTGCATAGGAATGAAAAATGATATTCCTTCTTTTAACTAATGAATTTACTAATTAATCACTGCAGGTCTTAAACACGTAAGCATcctaacacttaaaaaaaatatatatacttatTTTTTACCCTAAATCTTATATTAGGTATGATTCTTTTTTGACCCAGAGCCTTTTAAAGAAAGCACATCACATCATAATCTATGGTTACATTCATCATAGTTCAAACAACCTATTCTTGTAATACTTACTAAATAAAATCACACTCTTAACTCTGACATGCATCTAAAAAAGGCAGTTGCACTCTGCAATGTTTTATTCTCAGACACAGACGACTCAGGAGACAGTGTCAAATCACAGCAGTCTATATGATCCACGCATGATTTAACTGACTTGACACCAGCCCCTACATCTGTCACTACAGCCTCCCCTCCCCACACACGAACAGCCAGCCAGCAACTCTGATGCATCAGTAGTTTGTGTGTTCCTGAGACTGGCACAGGCTGCCTCTGTAGTGCAGTCAGGAGGCTGAGGCCAAGGCCCTACACAAAAGAAGCTCTATTCGGGCTCGAGGCGGCTGCTCTGAGAGCAGTGGCTACTGAGGAGGCCGTCGCACAGAGAAACACCCACTACACAAGAGTCCCTCTGAACAAGAAAGTCCCTGAGTTGTTGACACCTTTATGTTTTGCACACAGCAGTAGATCTGTTTGCACCGGGCAGCTTTAAAAGATCCCAGGCAGGATCTTTTCAAATCAGAATAATAAGCTGCTCTCGTTGAATTGACTGGAGGGAAACTGTTGTGAACGGCTGGCTATTTATAGTCAGCAGCAACATGAGGGCAACGACGTAGTACACAGTGCAGAGCCATTCCAAACAGCAACAGTTGCTAGGGAAGTCACTTAGGTTTTCAGCTCGCTAAAGTGGATAGCATGTGTGCAGAGAGCAAGAAGGGAAAGTCCTGTCTTATTTCATCTCTCTTCTTACTTAAAACTACTCTTTTGTATCCATTATACACGTTGCATTCCCCACCCAccccaaaaaaaacctgaaTCACTAAAAACGGATTTCCACTCTTCAGTCATTGGAACTAGTTCACATTCTTAATATTATACACAAGGTCATTAATTAGCTCATCACAACTCATTGCCACAGGCTTAACTGTACCATGTGAAACGTGCGCTACATGGGTGTGACTGTGACCTGCGAGTTCCTCTGCAACTATAAACACGTTCATGCATGGTCATGCTTCTCACaggcagaataaaaaaaataggtcTAAACCTAATTTGGTGATGCACTGAAACCTTGAGGCTAAAATACTGTGCGTGAAGTCAGGAAGTTTATTCCTTCAAATTTTTGGTTTAACAACTGGCATGCTTCTGCATCCCTGCCTGCTGGGATGAGATACTCCTTTTCCTATTAAACTGGAAATACCCATAATAAGCAGTAATCACATTCGCCTTCCTGTTTGCTCCCACAGTCATTCTCCCTACACTCCAAAGCATTTCAGATATCCACCATCAGATGACTTCCGTCTGAGTTTATCAGTTTCCAGTAAAGTAATGAGTAGGAGAGGAAACAAACTATGAAGGGTGTTCAGTGAAGCATAAAGCAAACCTATCCTTGAATGGCAGACCAGAGATGTGTGTGTTAAACATTTCACGCATTCTTTGTTCCCAGGGTAAAACTTTACACCAGCTTGGAATTTCCATTATCTGGCAAagcggatttttttttttttttttggggggggggggtttacagTGGGCAGACTACTGACCACCAACATCTGAGGGGCTGCTTTATAATGAGCTTGTCGAGCTATGAGAGCAAAAAGTTTGATCAGCGAAAAAAAAAGGCGCATTCTCCGTTTTACTC from the Pelmatolapia mariae isolate MD_Pm_ZW linkage group LG20, Pm_UMD_F_2, whole genome shotgun sequence genome contains:
- the plp2b gene encoding proteolipid protein 2b, yielding MADTTASGSPSCVERLKSYVKTQKGFILAAEILVSFIVIICYAASVYGGYSALAICEMIFSMIFFGIFMMDLDKQILVINWVWTDLFRAGIGAVLYIITSLVNFIGGSGDGARIAGAVFGLIAGLIFAYDTYTIFLQVKSNRQHSAAPTDDRV